In a genomic window of Vigna angularis cultivar LongXiaoDou No.4 chromosome 6, ASM1680809v1, whole genome shotgun sequence:
- the LOC128197346 gene encoding uncharacterized mitochondrial protein AtMg00810-like codes for MTARQSYQTFSPVVKPATIRTVLSIALSKSWPIHQLDVKNAFLHGTLNEAVYMHQPMGFKDSSHPDYVCLLKKSLYGLKQAPRAWYKRFADHVATIGFNHSKSDHSLFIYHKESDIAYILLYVDDIILIASSDSLRNSIMSLLSAEFAMKDLGPLSYFLGIVVTRNATGMFLSQKKYAEEILERAGMTNYKTCPTPVDTKPKLGTSNDIPYEDPTKYRRLTGALQYLTLTRPDISYAVQQVCLHMHDPKENHMNALKRILRYIQGTIDFGLHLYKSTIGNLLSYTDADWGECPDTRRSTSGYCIFFGDNLISWSSKRQPTLSRSSAEAEYRGVANVVFESCWIRNLLLELHCPIHKATMVYCDNMSAIYLSGNPIQHQRTKHIEMDIHFVREKVARGEVCVLHVPSRYQIADIFTKGLPRILFDDFRASLSVCKPSASTAGVC; via the coding sequence atgaccgcgcgacagtcgtatcaaacATTCAGCCCGGTAGTGAAGCCGGCGACCATTCGCACAGTGTTGAGCATTGCTTTATCAAAGTCATGGCCCATTCATCAGTTGGACGTCAAAAATGCCTTTTTACATGGTACTCTCAATGAAGCAGTTTATATGCATCAACCCATGGGTTTTAAAGATTCATCTCATCCTGATTATGTTTGCTTGTTAAAGAAATCACTCTATGGTCTAAAGCAAGCCCCTCGTGCTTGGTACAAGCGTTTTGCAGATCATGTGGCCACAATCGGTTTCAATCATAGTAAATCTGATCACTCACTTTTCATATATCATAAGGAATCTGACATTGCATATATTctgttgtatgttgatgatattatccTAATAGCCTCCTCTGACTCTCTTAGAAATTCAATTATGTCATTATTAAGTGCAGAGTTCGCTATGAAGGACCTTGGTCCACTGAGCTATTTTTTAGGGATTGTAGTTACCCGTAATGCAACCGGTATGTTTCTCTCGCAGAAAAAGTATGCGGAAGAAATTCTTGAAAGAGCGGGGATGACTAATTATAAAACTTGTCCCACACCAGTTGATACAAAGCCCAAACTTGGTACCTCTAATGACATTCCCTATGAGGATCCTACTAAGTATAGACGTCTTACAGGTGCATTACAATATCTTACTCTTACAAGGCCTGACATCTCTTATGCGGTGCAACAAGTATGTCTACATATGCATGATCCCAAGGAAAATCACATGAATGCTCTCAAGCGTATTTTACGTTACATTCAAGGTACTATTGATTTTGGCCTGCATCTGTATAAATCCACCATTGGCAACCTCCTCTCCTACACAGATGCCGATTGGGGTGAATGTCCGGATACTAGACGATCTACCTCTGGATATTGTATTTTCTTCGGTGATAATTTGATTTCATGGTCATCCAAACGACAACCTACATTATCCCGCTCTAGTGCCGAGGCCGAATACCGAGGAGTTGCTAATGTTGTTTTTGAATCTTGTTGGATTCGAAACCTCCTTCTTGAGCTTCATTGCCCAATTCACAAAGCTACAATGGTGTATTGTGACAATATGAGTGCCATTTATCTATCAGGTAATCCAATTCAGCATCAACGCACAAAACACATTGAAATGGACATTCACTTTGTACGTGAAAAAGTTGCGCGTGGCGAAGTCTGTGTCCTTCATGTTCCGTCCCGCTATCAAATTGCTGATATCTTCACCAAAGGCCTTCCGCGCATACTCTTTGATGATTTTCGGGCCAGTCTAAGCGTTTGTAAACCTTCCGCTTCGACTGCGGGGGTGTGTTAG
- the LOC108341426 gene encoding nuclear transcription factor Y subunit B-1, with protein MEHEASFFHIDQHVKSTSGLTVPMQQENNYANTETAADGVEIPNLIGRDKSKMPITNVTKIMRKFLPNTAKVSDGAKEMIQLSATNYITHVTRKAKEKCQSEYRKIMNADDLLWAIENVGFDEYIGPLSTFLQRCRHFEGASANGPAFGPTFGPDLNPLEMPHPPLPPPPPPPPPPVVCSSGLDFSMQQNTIFDPNDVSGYLDGVGCSNNAFINFDPFSLFQQDQL; from the exons ATGGAGCATGAAGCTTCCTTCTTTCACATTGATCAACATGTCAAATCAACTTCTG GTTTAACAGTGCCTATGCAGCAAGAAAACAACTATGCGAACACAGAAACTGCAGCAGATGGAGTTGAAATCCCTAATTTGATTGGGAGAGATAAGAGCAAGATGCCAATTACAAATGTGACAAAAATCATGAGAAAATTTCTTCCAAACACTGCAAAAGTCTCTGATGGAGCCAAAGAGATGATTCAACTAAGTGCTACAAACTACATAACCCATGTAACAAGAAAAGCCAAGGAGAAGTGTCAGAGTGAGTACAGAAAGATTATGAATGCAGATGACTTGTTATGGGCCATTGAAAATGTGGGCTTTGATGAATACATTGGGCCTCTCAGTACTTTTCTCCAACGTTGTCGTCACTTTGAAGGAGCTAGTGCTAATGGGCCTGCTTTTGGGCCTACTTTTGGGCCTGACCTTAACCCTCTGGAAATGCCCCACCCTCCTCTACCACCTCCGCCACCACCTCCGCCACCCCCGGTGGTTTGTTCATCTGGGTTAGACTTTTCCATGCAGCAAAACACAATATTTGACCCAAATGATGTGAGCGGATACCTAGATGGTGTTGGTTGCTCAAACAATGCTTTTATCAACTTTgatcctttttctctcttccaacaGGATCAGCTCTGA